One Legionella hackeliae DNA segment encodes these proteins:
- a CDS encoding epoxyqueuosine reductase QueH, with the protein MIEREQLVLPEGADKLLLHSCCAPCSGEVMEALLASKIDFSIFFYNPNIHPVQEYEIRKQENIEFAKKHNIPFIDADYDKDNWFTRIKGLEWEPERGKRCTACFDMRFERTALYAYEHGFPVISSSLGISRWKDMNQINDSGIRAASRYPNIVYWTYNWRKNGGSERMYQIAKRENFYKQEYCGCVYSLRDTNLWRKKNERERIKIGINYYSDDENNATQSSDNRESE; encoded by the coding sequence ATGATTGAACGGGAACAGTTAGTATTACCAGAGGGTGCAGATAAATTATTACTTCATTCTTGCTGCGCCCCTTGCTCTGGTGAAGTGATGGAGGCCTTGCTTGCTTCTAAAATTGATTTTTCCATTTTCTTTTACAATCCCAATATTCATCCCGTGCAAGAATATGAAATTCGAAAACAGGAAAACATAGAATTTGCTAAAAAGCATAATATTCCTTTTATTGATGCTGATTACGACAAAGATAATTGGTTTACCCGAATCAAAGGATTAGAGTGGGAACCTGAACGAGGAAAACGCTGCACAGCATGTTTTGACATGCGATTTGAGCGTACGGCTTTATACGCTTATGAACACGGATTTCCAGTAATCAGTAGTTCTTTAGGTATTTCGCGATGGAAAGACATGAATCAAATTAATGATTCTGGTATTCGTGCGGCAAGCCGTTATCCTAATATTGTTTACTGGACTTATAATTGGCGAAAAAACGGTGGATCAGAGCGCATGTACCAGATTGCCAAACGCGAAAATTTTTACAAGCAAGAATACTGTGGTTGTGTTTATTCGTTACGTGATACTAATCTTTGGCGTAAAAAGAATGAGCGAGAAAGGATTAAAATAGGGATAAATTACTATAGTGATGATGAAAACAACGCAACGCAGTCTTCTGATAATCGGGAGTCGGAATGA
- the rsgA gene encoding ribosome small subunit-dependent GTPase A, translating to MSKRRVNKQQSARIQKIQANYLSSAEITNESCLTGLVLTRFSRHAEIEDNSGNRIHCSIRPNIDSLVAGDRIIWQPEGTGQGVVLSRFPRDSMLGRPDKRGDFKPIAANITQIMVVVAAKPELSWPLLDSYLVMAESLKLKICIVLNKVDLACKSIRTDLEAFYEPLGYTLLFTCQNDSESYLRLQEALNHHISVFVGQSGVGKSSLIAGILPHEANIQTAEISLISELGCHTTRNSRLYHLPNGGALIDSPGVRELGLWHMPLNEIVDGYRELKHYSKNCKFRNCNHHDTPGCAIISALESGQIPLKRYDNFLKITTQFLK from the coding sequence ATGAGTAAAAGGCGAGTTAATAAACAGCAATCAGCACGTATTCAAAAAATACAGGCAAACTATCTTTCCAGCGCAGAAATCACTAATGAATCCTGCCTTACTGGCTTAGTGCTCACGCGATTTAGTCGCCATGCTGAAATTGAAGATAACTCAGGAAATCGCATTCATTGTTCAATTCGTCCCAATATTGATTCTTTGGTTGCCGGTGATCGTATCATTTGGCAACCCGAGGGTACTGGTCAAGGTGTTGTACTTAGTCGTTTTCCTCGAGATTCTATGTTAGGACGCCCTGATAAACGTGGAGACTTTAAACCAATTGCCGCTAATATCACCCAAATTATGGTGGTTGTTGCTGCCAAACCTGAATTATCTTGGCCTTTACTTGATAGTTATTTGGTCATGGCCGAATCTTTAAAATTAAAAATATGCATCGTTCTTAATAAAGTCGACTTGGCTTGTAAATCAATTCGCACGGACTTAGAAGCATTTTATGAGCCCTTGGGCTATACACTCTTATTTACCTGTCAGAATGATTCAGAATCTTATTTACGGTTACAAGAGGCATTGAATCATCATATCAGTGTCTTCGTCGGTCAATCCGGTGTGGGTAAATCTTCGTTGATTGCTGGCATCTTGCCGCATGAAGCCAATATTCAAACTGCTGAGATTTCGTTAATCTCTGAATTGGGTTGCCATACTACCCGCAACTCTCGGTTGTACCATCTTCCAAATGGAGGAGCGTTAATTGACTCACCTGGAGTGCGAGAATTAGGTTTATGGCATATGCCTTTGAATGAAATCGTTGATGGCTACCGCGAACTAAAGCACTACAGTAAGAATTGCAAATTTCGTAACTGTAATCACCATGATACACCTGGTTGTGCAATAATTTCGGCGTTAGAATCTGGCCAGATTCCTTTAAAACGCTATGACAATTTTCTTAAAATTACTACTCAATTTTTAAAATAA
- the orn gene encoding oligoribonuclease, with product MKNNDNLIWIDLEMTGLDPEKDHIIEIATIVTDPHLTILGEGPVFAIHQEEALLAGMDDWNTKQHNQSGLVKRVRESSIDEAQAEQKTIEFLKKYVDKGKSPMCGNSICQDRRFLYKYMPELAAYFHYRNLDVSTLKELVKRWHPKLINGVTKESKHLALDDIKDSIIELEYYRQHFINIPSRES from the coding sequence ATGAAGAACAACGATAACTTAATCTGGATTGATTTGGAAATGACTGGTCTTGATCCAGAAAAAGATCACATTATAGAAATTGCAACAATAGTGACAGATCCACACTTAACAATTTTAGGAGAAGGTCCAGTATTTGCTATCCATCAAGAAGAGGCATTACTTGCAGGAATGGATGATTGGAATACGAAACAACATAATCAATCGGGACTGGTTAAGCGCGTTAGAGAATCGTCAATTGATGAAGCGCAAGCTGAGCAGAAAACAATTGAGTTTCTAAAAAAATATGTGGATAAAGGCAAATCGCCAATGTGTGGCAATAGTATTTGTCAGGATAGACGATTTTTATACAAGTACATGCCTGAGTTAGCGGCTTATTTTCATTACCGTAATCTGGATGTGAGTACTTTAAAGGAATTGGTTAAACGTTGGCATCCTAAGTTAATCAATGGGGTAACCAAGGAGTCTAAACATTTAGCGCTTGATGATATTAAAGATTCGATTATCGAACTTGAATACTATCGTCAACATTTTATTAACATACCGAGTAGAGAGTCATGA
- a CDS encoding multifunctional CCA addition/repair protein: MKVYLVGGAVRDQLLGYPVKERDWVVVGATPEQMLQLGYQQVGRDFPVFLHPQTKEEYALARMERKSAPGYYGFKCDFNPNVSLEDDLLRRDLTINAMAMDTNGHLIDPYNGETDLKEKLLRHVSPAFIEDPVRVLRVARFAARYHHLGFKLADETRALMYLMVKRGELNHLVAERVWQEWFRSFEEKNPEVFISTLRACGALKVILPELDVLFGIPGHKKYHPEVDSGMHTLMVLEKAVTLSADPMVRFAALVHDLGKGATPMNEWPRQVQHEIKGVEIIRNLCTRLRIPADYRKFAETVSRFHLNIHRFFELRPQTRIKVLEQTDAFRRPQLFEKLLLVCEADAKGRGSAKNEYKQAENWRHLLKECAKISAQTFIAQGYEGEAIKKALHQQRVACAEQLELKYEEQR; this comes from the coding sequence ATGAAAGTTTACCTGGTTGGAGGAGCTGTACGTGATCAATTACTGGGTTATCCAGTAAAAGAGCGTGATTGGGTGGTTGTTGGTGCAACTCCCGAACAAATGCTTCAACTAGGCTATCAGCAAGTTGGCCGTGATTTCCCTGTATTCTTACACCCTCAAACAAAAGAAGAATATGCGTTGGCTCGAATGGAGCGTAAATCGGCCCCAGGATACTATGGCTTCAAATGCGATTTTAATCCCAATGTTTCTTTAGAAGATGATTTATTGCGTAGGGATTTAACCATTAATGCTATGGCCATGGATACCAATGGCCATTTAATTGATCCTTACAATGGCGAGACTGATTTAAAAGAAAAACTGTTAAGACATGTTTCTCCTGCTTTTATTGAAGATCCAGTACGTGTCCTTCGAGTTGCCCGCTTTGCCGCACGCTATCATCATTTAGGATTTAAATTGGCTGATGAGACAAGAGCTTTGATGTACCTGATGGTAAAACGCGGGGAGTTAAATCATCTGGTCGCTGAACGTGTGTGGCAAGAGTGGTTTCGAAGTTTTGAAGAGAAAAATCCAGAAGTATTCATTAGTACTCTAAGGGCTTGCGGGGCGCTCAAAGTCATTTTGCCTGAACTTGATGTTCTTTTCGGAATACCTGGCCATAAAAAATATCATCCCGAAGTGGATAGTGGCATGCATACACTAATGGTACTCGAAAAAGCGGTCACTCTATCCGCTGATCCAATGGTACGATTTGCGGCACTTGTTCATGATTTAGGAAAAGGAGCTACGCCAATGAACGAGTGGCCACGACAAGTTCAGCATGAAATAAAAGGTGTAGAGATTATCAGGAATTTATGCACTCGTTTGCGAATTCCAGCTGATTATCGTAAGTTTGCAGAAACGGTGTCTCGCTTCCATTTAAATATCCACCGTTTTTTTGAGCTAAGGCCACAGACAAGAATTAAGGTCCTTGAGCAAACCGATGCGTTTAGGCGTCCTCAATTATTTGAAAAACTACTGCTTGTGTGCGAGGCCGATGCGAAAGGACGAGGATCAGCAAAAAATGAGTATAAACAAGCCGAAAATTGGCGCCATTTATTGAAAGAATGTGCGAAAATATCTGCGCAAACATTTATAGCCCAGGGATATGAAGGGGAAGCGATTAAAAAAGCATTGCATCAACAGCGTGTTGCTTGTGCTGAACAATTGGAACTTAAATATGAAGAACAACGATAA
- the tyrS gene encoding tyrosine--tRNA ligase: protein MIKEVSVYTELKRGCEEILPEQEFEKKLLKSQPLIIKAGFDPTAPDLHLGHTVLLNKLRQFQLYGHKVIFLIGDFTARIGDPTGKNVTRLPLNEEAVRENAETYEQQVFKILDPEKTTVMFNSEWLGRMGAADLIRLAATHTVARMLERDDFSKRYASGQPIAIHEFLYPLMQGYDSVVLKADVELGGTDQKFNLLMGRELQKHYGQEPQVIMMTPLIEGLDGVKKMSKSLNNYIGISEPAEMMFGKIMSISDELMWRYLNLLSFKSSSEIASIKKAVEEGLNPRDVKIDLAKELIARFHDNVEAEKAHQAFIERFQKGEIPEDIEEQTIICSDAIGIAQLLKQLDLTKSTSESVRLTGQGAVKLDGERVTDAFMTLPVGQTHIIQVGKRRIAKVRLQKAE, encoded by the coding sequence ATGATTAAAGAAGTCTCAGTATACACTGAATTAAAACGGGGTTGTGAAGAAATTCTTCCTGAACAGGAATTTGAAAAAAAACTACTGAAATCACAACCATTAATTATAAAAGCAGGCTTTGATCCTACTGCGCCAGATCTACATCTGGGACATACTGTTCTTTTGAACAAGCTGCGTCAATTTCAATTGTATGGACATAAGGTAATTTTTTTAATTGGAGATTTTACGGCCAGAATTGGTGATCCAACTGGAAAAAATGTAACACGTTTGCCTCTTAATGAAGAAGCTGTTCGTGAGAATGCGGAAACATACGAGCAGCAAGTATTTAAAATTCTCGATCCAGAAAAAACAACCGTTATGTTTAACTCAGAATGGTTAGGGCGTATGGGAGCTGCTGATCTAATTCGTCTGGCAGCTACGCATACTGTTGCCAGAATGTTAGAAAGAGATGATTTCAGTAAGCGCTATGCATCAGGGCAGCCAATTGCTATTCATGAATTCCTTTATCCGCTCATGCAAGGTTACGATTCTGTGGTATTGAAAGCTGATGTGGAATTAGGGGGAACTGATCAAAAATTCAATTTGCTGATGGGACGCGAATTACAAAAACATTATGGTCAAGAACCTCAAGTAATCATGATGACTCCGTTAATCGAAGGATTGGACGGTGTTAAAAAAATGTCTAAGTCTTTAAATAATTACATCGGGATTAGTGAACCTGCAGAAATGATGTTTGGTAAAATCATGTCTATTTCCGATGAATTAATGTGGCGTTACCTTAATCTATTAAGCTTTAAATCGAGTTCAGAAATTGCCTCAATTAAAAAAGCAGTGGAAGAAGGATTAAACCCTAGAGATGTGAAAATCGATTTGGCCAAGGAACTGATTGCTCGATTTCATGATAACGTGGAAGCTGAAAAAGCGCACCAAGCTTTCATTGAGCGTTTCCAAAAAGGTGAAATTCCAGAAGATATCGAGGAACAAACTATTATATGTTCTGATGCGATAGGTATTGCACAACTTCTTAAACAACTCGATTTGACAAAAAGCACATCTGAGTCAGTAAGACTAACTGGTCAGGGTGCTGTTAAGCTTGATGGTGAACGAGTAACCGATGCCTTTATGACACTTCCTGTCGGCCAAACCCATATTATTCAAGTAGGAAAGCGTCGAATCGCTAAGGTGCGTCTGCAAAAAGCAGAGTGA
- a CDS encoding pirin family protein, producing MIVIRNGSARGHTKIDWLNSFHTFSFGGYYEPEFMGFSCLRVINEDTVKPGKGFGRHPHKDMEIISYVVKGSLEHKDSMGTGSIIRPGEIQCMSAGTGVEHSEFNHSFKKSVHFLQIWILPEKKNLKPTYQQKAIPQLHNELLLIGSKENLNNMIKINQDVKIFSAHLFTSHSIHYEFINNRCGWLQLISGRLILNDYQVYPGDGVAILNKDINISSLDDAEFLLFDLPSLVD from the coding sequence ATGATAGTCATCAGAAATGGAAGTGCTCGAGGACATACTAAAATTGACTGGCTTAATAGCTTTCATACATTTTCATTCGGCGGATACTATGAGCCAGAGTTCATGGGATTTAGTTGTCTAAGAGTTATTAATGAGGATACCGTTAAACCCGGTAAAGGTTTTGGACGGCATCCTCATAAAGATATGGAAATTATTTCCTACGTTGTTAAGGGCTCCCTGGAACATAAAGATAGCATGGGCACAGGGTCGATTATTCGTCCTGGAGAAATTCAATGCATGTCTGCCGGCACAGGGGTAGAGCATAGTGAATTCAATCACTCCTTTAAAAAAAGTGTGCATTTTTTGCAGATTTGGATTTTACCGGAAAAGAAAAATCTAAAGCCAACTTACCAACAAAAAGCAATCCCGCAGTTGCATAATGAATTGCTATTAATTGGGTCAAAAGAAAATCTTAATAATATGATAAAAATCAATCAGGATGTTAAGATATTCAGCGCCCATCTTTTCACCAGCCACTCAATCCATTACGAATTTATAAACAATCGCTGTGGATGGCTTCAACTAATAAGTGGGAGGCTTATCCTTAATGATTATCAGGTGTATCCGGGTGACGGGGTTGCCATCTTAAATAAGGACATCAATATTTCATCACTGGATGATGCAGAATTCCTATTATTTGATTTACCTTCGTTAGTCGACTAA
- a CDS encoding cation diffusion facilitator family transporter produces MIFHQNEQDDCNHGHHHDHEHGHSHHHNISQFNSAFLIAIIANGLFVICQVIFAYLANSTSLLADAVHNLGDVLSLILAWIANGLLKRLPTNHTTYGMKKTSILAALANGVLLVFTCGIIATEAMYKLFSPTEVHAVSVIIVASIGILVNGATAALFLRGTDDLNIRGAFLHLLYDALISVGVVLSATILYFTGWLWIDPVVGLLIAFLILKGTWSLFTDSFHLIIDAVPRGISWMEVRDSLQAEPGVKEVHDLHIWALSTKENALSVHLYMPDTPMSDEARLALVKMLRKKHQIHHATIQVEGNLSFCEDACKPILD; encoded by the coding sequence ATGATTTTTCATCAGAATGAGCAGGATGACTGTAACCACGGTCATCACCATGATCATGAACATGGTCATTCGCACCACCATAATATCTCACAATTTAATAGTGCTTTTTTAATTGCGATTATCGCCAATGGATTATTTGTAATCTGTCAGGTGATTTTTGCCTACCTTGCAAATTCGACCAGTTTGTTGGCTGATGCTGTGCATAATTTAGGTGATGTGCTTAGTTTAATTTTGGCCTGGATAGCCAATGGATTATTAAAACGCTTGCCCACTAACCATACCACCTATGGTATGAAAAAAACCTCTATTCTGGCGGCACTGGCAAACGGAGTCTTGTTGGTATTTACTTGCGGTATTATTGCCACCGAAGCAATGTATAAATTGTTTTCACCCACAGAAGTTCATGCCGTTTCTGTCATTATCGTTGCCAGTATAGGTATATTGGTGAATGGGGCGACTGCTGCTTTATTTTTGCGTGGAACAGACGATTTAAACATTCGTGGTGCCTTTCTGCATTTACTCTATGATGCCCTAATCTCTGTTGGTGTAGTCCTTTCAGCGACGATCCTCTACTTCACCGGTTGGTTATGGATTGACCCGGTGGTTGGTTTATTAATTGCCTTTCTAATTCTTAAAGGTACCTGGTCGTTATTTACGGATAGCTTTCATTTAATAATCGATGCAGTACCTCGAGGCATTTCCTGGATGGAAGTACGTGATTCATTGCAAGCTGAGCCGGGTGTTAAAGAAGTACATGACCTACATATATGGGCATTAAGTACTAAAGAGAATGCATTGTCAGTGCATTTATATATGCCAGATACGCCAATGAGTGATGAAGCAAGATTAGCATTGGTTAAGATGTTACGCAAAAAACATCAGATTCATCACGCAACTATTCAAGTAGAAGGTAATCTATCGTTTTGTGAAGATGCCTGTAAACCCATTCTTGATTGA
- a CDS encoding uroporphyrinogen-III synthase, producing the protein MSYCLQGLSVLNTRPLAQAKALSAAIVEAGGISIECPALAIEPVAFSRPALNDAVFAIFISANAVNYALDTLKNYNIKWPEALKVIAVGHATAAALEAYNIPVDFIPTQSTSESLLLLDCLQDVGHKTVLLFKGEEGRVDIEQTLAARGAKITGINVYKRIMPKFNPQFVSSLWQENAVDIILFTSQQAMQNIFTMFGRAAHDWLCHTPCLVISERLAKAAASLGIQHIVVSSPETILQSLHQFNQGLVHGE; encoded by the coding sequence ATGAGTTATTGCTTACAGGGTTTGTCCGTTTTGAACACACGCCCCTTAGCACAGGCTAAAGCGCTAAGTGCGGCAATTGTAGAGGCGGGAGGGATCTCGATTGAATGTCCTGCTCTAGCGATTGAGCCTGTTGCTTTTTCACGGCCCGCCCTTAATGATGCTGTTTTTGCAATTTTTATTAGTGCAAATGCGGTAAATTATGCACTTGACACATTAAAGAATTATAACATTAAATGGCCAGAGGCCCTTAAAGTCATTGCTGTAGGACACGCTACAGCTGCAGCACTGGAAGCATATAATATTCCTGTGGATTTTATTCCAACACAATCCACGAGCGAATCCTTACTTCTGCTGGATTGTTTACAAGATGTAGGTCACAAAACTGTGCTTTTATTTAAAGGAGAAGAAGGTAGAGTTGATATTGAACAAACGTTAGCAGCTCGGGGGGCCAAAATCACTGGAATTAACGTTTATAAACGGATAATGCCCAAGTTTAATCCTCAGTTTGTTTCTTCATTGTGGCAGGAAAACGCTGTGGATATTATACTGTTTACAAGCCAACAAGCGATGCAAAATATTTTTACGATGTTTGGTCGTGCAGCCCATGATTGGCTTTGTCATACGCCTTGTTTAGTTATTAGTGAGCGTTTGGCAAAGGCCGCTGCGTCATTAGGAATTCAGCACATTGTAGTAAGTAGTCCTGAGACCATTTTACAAAGTCTGCATCAATTTAACCAAGGATTAGTTCATGGCGAATAA
- a CDS encoding uroporphyrinogen-III C-methyltransferase encodes MANNKEEQTKKPSPKPNPDAPKKIAPSVETKTAIVPHFSKLLLAIAILSSALAIIALICAVYSLQTNKQLAAQATQEAHTLSTKLNNLKQQQLDTQSIGASVESLDKSQSELQSHLKALDQELRTAMQQRLYQKEDWLLLKARYYLELAQMNAQWSNDQQTTIGLLQQADALLSALSEQPVFAIRQAIAQEISHLKTQPKLDIAGLLSQIDAIQNNVSALPLKQPLAKAQTKTTPGQTSQWREQLRESINSLGNLIVIRRHDEAVEPLLSPLQHSLLEETIRLNLEEAEWALLQNNPEVYQLALTKTIKTIKRVFDEKAPATQAIIQQLQNLQQQKLILAKPKLDKALPLLNQLIKNKNVQSSASSLKEGELSQ; translated from the coding sequence ATGGCGAATAATAAAGAAGAACAAACTAAAAAGCCGTCCCCCAAACCCAATCCAGATGCCCCTAAGAAAATAGCGCCCTCGGTAGAAACCAAAACGGCTATTGTACCCCATTTTTCCAAGCTACTTTTAGCCATTGCTATTTTATCGTCTGCACTCGCGATAATTGCTTTGATCTGTGCGGTTTATTCATTGCAGACCAATAAACAACTTGCAGCCCAAGCCACTCAAGAAGCACACACGTTAAGCACAAAATTGAACAACCTGAAGCAACAGCAATTGGATACACAATCGATAGGAGCTAGTGTTGAATCACTTGATAAATCGCAATCTGAATTGCAAAGTCATCTTAAGGCTCTGGACCAAGAGTTACGTACGGCAATGCAACAACGTTTATACCAAAAAGAAGATTGGCTTTTATTAAAGGCGCGCTACTATTTAGAATTAGCGCAAATGAATGCTCAGTGGAGCAATGATCAGCAAACAACTATTGGTCTTTTACAACAAGCAGATGCTCTCCTGTCCGCTTTGTCTGAACAGCCTGTTTTTGCTATCAGGCAAGCTATTGCGCAAGAAATTAGCCATTTAAAGACACAGCCTAAATTAGATATTGCAGGCTTACTCAGTCAAATTGACGCCATTCAAAATAACGTGTCAGCATTACCTTTAAAACAGCCCTTAGCGAAGGCCCAAACTAAGACAACGCCAGGGCAAACTTCACAATGGCGTGAGCAATTACGTGAAAGTATTAACTCTTTGGGAAATTTAATTGTCATTCGCCGTCACGATGAAGCCGTTGAGCCTTTGTTATCTCCATTGCAACACAGTCTGTTAGAAGAGACCATTCGCTTAAACTTGGAAGAAGCAGAATGGGCCTTGTTACAAAATAATCCTGAGGTCTATCAATTGGCATTAACGAAGACCATTAAAACTATAAAACGGGTTTTTGATGAAAAAGCTCCTGCAACTCAAGCCATTATTCAACAGTTACAAAATCTGCAACAACAAAAATTAATCCTGGCCAAGCCAAAATTGGATAAGGCATTGCCTTTACTTAATCAATTGATAAAAAATAAAAACGTCCAATCGAGCGCGTCTTCTCTCAAAGAAGGAGAGCTTTCCCAATGA
- a CDS encoding heme biosynthesis protein HemY, translating into MIRVLLIFIVLLVSVWIGVQLNRDPGYLLIAINHWTIETSLWVAILGLILVFFILHAVLLILSKISKSPATFRRWQAKRRVQKAQAKTQRGLIEFSEGHWAQAKNHLIKALPDTDSPLLNYLTAARAAQEMGDNKLRDDYLREAQQSMPDAKIAVELTQAQLQLANKQWEQALATLRHLQDLAPNHPYVLKLLMRLYKEVKDWPQLIALLPALKKNHVLSEKGFDLLRHQAYLEAMTELTEPEALNKMVASLPKDLRDNAELMAIYCNFLLERHEDVKAEPILRHCLRKQFDEKLITLYGQLNLGDKPLIFAESLVKKNPDSAALYLCLGRLSLRNNLWGKARHYFEKSLSITPEAASYLELGKLLERLNDQAGACEAYRQGLTLTINQVSV; encoded by the coding sequence ATGATACGTGTCCTACTAATTTTTATAGTTTTACTTGTCTCAGTATGGATAGGTGTGCAGTTAAACCGAGACCCGGGCTATTTATTGATTGCTATTAACCACTGGACAATAGAAACCAGTTTATGGGTGGCTATTTTAGGCCTCATTCTAGTCTTTTTCATACTGCACGCTGTTCTTTTAATTTTAAGCAAAATTAGCAAAAGTCCCGCAACTTTTCGTCGATGGCAAGCAAAACGTCGTGTACAAAAAGCACAAGCAAAAACTCAACGAGGATTGATTGAATTCAGTGAGGGGCATTGGGCTCAAGCTAAAAACCATTTAATCAAGGCACTTCCTGATACTGATTCTCCTTTATTAAATTACCTAACCGCCGCTCGCGCCGCACAAGAGATGGGTGATAATAAACTGCGTGATGATTATTTACGCGAAGCCCAGCAATCCATGCCTGATGCTAAAATTGCTGTCGAGCTCACTCAAGCGCAGTTGCAGCTGGCCAATAAGCAATGGGAACAAGCCCTCGCCACTTTAAGACATTTACAAGATTTAGCACCTAATCACCCTTATGTCCTTAAGTTATTAATGCGACTTTATAAAGAGGTTAAAGATTGGCCACAACTCATTGCTTTATTGCCAGCATTAAAAAAGAACCATGTGCTTTCAGAAAAGGGATTTGACTTATTACGTCATCAAGCCTATCTAGAGGCAATGACGGAGCTTACAGAACCAGAAGCTCTCAACAAGATGGTGGCAAGTTTACCTAAAGATTTACGAGATAATGCTGAACTTATGGCTATTTACTGCAATTTTTTGCTTGAACGGCATGAGGATGTGAAAGCTGAACCCATTCTTCGCCATTGTTTGAGAAAACAATTTGATGAAAAATTAATTACCCTCTATGGTCAATTAAATTTGGGGGATAAGCCGTTAATTTTTGCAGAGTCGCTGGTGAAGAAAAACCCAGATTCAGCGGCCTTATACCTTTGTCTTGGACGCTTGAGTCTTAGAAACAACCTATGGGGTAAAGCACGACATTATTTTGAAAAAAGTCTTAGTATAACCCCAGAAGCAGCATCCTATTTGGAACTTGGCAAATTACTGGAACGGCTGAATGATCAAGCCGGAGCTTGCGAAGCCTATCGACAAGGGTTAACACTAACTATCAATCAAGTCTCTGTTTAG